The window TTTCCACTGATTATGCCACGCAGTGCCAAGCCGACAGCAGAAGAGATACACTTATGGGCCCAATCCTTTGACAAGCTGCTGAAAACACCAGCAGGGAGAAACAGCTTCAGAGAATTCTTAAGAACTGAATATAGTGAAGAAAACATGCTCTTTTGGCTAGCTTGCGAGGATTTCAAAACCGAAGCAAATATAACTGCTATTGAGGACAAAGCACGAACTATCTATGAAGACTTTATTTCAATACTCTCTCCGAAAGAGGTAAATTTTATATATCTTGCGTTCGGTTTTTAAAATCAAAGGGTAAAATCAAACAGGGTAATATCACCTTTACACAaagggttaagaaagaactgccaatgctggaaaaatcgaaggtagacaaaaatgctggagaaactcagtgggtgaggcaacatctatggagcgaaggaatgggtgatgtttcgggtcgagacccttcttcagaccgaaacgtcacctattcattcgctccatagatgctgcctcacccgctgagtttctccagcattattgtttacacaaagggtgatgggtgtgtagaatgagctgccggaggaggtagttgaggcaggtaccatcgcaatgtttaagaagcattgagacaggtatatggacaggagaggtttagagggagataggCCAAAtacaagcagatgggactagtgcaggtggggcatgttggtcggcatgggcaagttgggccgaagggcctgttccaacgcCGTATGACTATGACACAGTACAATTATTTGTTTGGTCTCTTAAGTCTGTTCTGCCGTTTGCTGAAATCATAGCTGATGTGAGAACTGATTGAATAAACCTGTCTTTTTTATTGATGAGGTTAGTCAACAAAAAAATGATCCATAGAAAGACAAAAAAATATATAGGAAGTGCAAGGGGAAAATTAGAAGGGAAATCGAGAAAGCAAAGAGCTGGCGTGCCATTAAGATAGAAAGGGCATGGATTGTGGAATATCCTGGAAAGTGTATTTGTGAGGATGTTCAGAAGGAAGTGCACCTGCTGGTTTGTgcatgccgagttcctccagcactgcatGTCACCCAGACTGGAGGGctggagttataaggagaggccgGGATCTCTACCTCTGAAGAGGTggatgctgaggggtgacctcCCACAGGTACGTGAAATCAAGaggagcatagataaggtgaacagaTGCAGTCTTTTTCCCCCCAAGGTAGGGGAGTCTTGAAAATGAAATACTTAtcaagttttaaggtgagagggtaacgTTTTAAAGGGGCGCTCAAGATTCATAGAGCCATACAACGTGGAAGCAcgtccttcagcccagcttgccgacactgaccaacatgccccatctacactagtcccacctgcctgcgtttggcccgtacccctctaaacctgtcctatccgtgtacctgtctaaatatttcttacaaGCTGCAATAGTAGCTGCAGGTAACAAATGCAAAGAACTGCGATGAGGTGGATTGGTGCAatttcttcacacacacacacacacacacacagaatgtatatatgggatgagctgcagaggtagcagagagtggtggacacagctcagtccatcacacaaaccagcctcctccacattgactccatccacacgtttcttatagaaacgtatacaattataaaaggactggacaagctagatgcaggaaaaatggtccaaatgatgggggagtccagaaccaggggccacagtctaagaataaaggggaggccatttaaaactgagatgaaaaaaaacttttttacccagaaagttgtgaatttgtggaattctctgccacagaaggcagtagaggccaattcactggattaatttaagagttagatagagctctagggagtagcagaatcaagggatatggggagaaggcaggttggggatgatcagcatgaccacattgaatggcggtgctggctcgaagggccgaatggcctactcctgcacctattgtcgattctAAAAGGTGAATGCGGATTCCTGTTTATTTACATAGTGTGaggaggggtctcaacccgagtcGTCGCCTGTCCTtgctctctagggatgctgcctgtccaattcaattcaattcaaagcactttattcttccccgaggggcaatttaaaagggcgcattacagtggctttttaaaaagggacacaatcaacaaacataagcagcacgcatactgcacaatcaaccagcacacgcatttcacagacacactgcacaatcacacaccgcacatcaacattcaacacatagcaatagtttttaaagtgcttcctaagtgcttcaattaaaaagtacatatagaaggttatttcatttcatatgttcatgagtcagtgatcagcattaaaaagctggacagccctggggatgaaggttgccttcctcctgtgtgtccggcaacccggacagcggagtctgcgtcctgaggggagccactcaaactcaggaaacaggatgtgagaggggtcctgaagaatcctgcgtgttaactttacagactgttggtcgcatagggcagtgagagttcggacgggctgctcaatgatttttgagcagaccttgaccacattcaacaggcggtttctgttttgcagggtgatggagtggaaccagctagtgaaagagaaggttattacattttcaatgaatgcgtagtagaatgtggtgagaatgtcaagtcaagtttatttgtcacatacacatacgagatgtgcagtgaaatgaaagtggcaatcgaggcaatgtggtgagaatgtctttgttaatcccaaatgacttcagcttcctgagtaggtactgtctctgatggcactttttaaggatatCCTCTATGtaagtgtcccgctgagttgctccagcatttttgtgtctatcttttattttATCTCTCTTCCAGGTCAGCCTCGATTCACGAGTGCGTGAAGTCATCAACAAAAAGATGGAGGATCCGTCAAACCAGGTATTCGACGATGCACAACTACAGATTTATACCTTGATGCACAGGGACTCGTACCCACGGTTCCTGAACTCTTCCATTTACAAGTCTCTGCTCCAGATGTCGACCAGCACAGCTTCAGAATCCTAAATATTTCAACTGTACACGACAGAAAAAAAAGctcattttttaaaaaagtaaaaCAGGTTCAAGGTCAACACcaagagaagaagaagaaaaaaaattaaactcaggTTTATTTTACTACTGATTTCCTGTTGCCTGAAAATGCCAGAAGCACTAAAAGACTGCAAGACTCTTGTGATGGCTTAAATAATACTGATTTtggtctttctttttttttttttttgcaaacattcGGAAATAAACCTAGTGGAATGGGTTAGTTTTGCATTAATCTTAGAGTCAGATACAATCTCTCCCAGCATAATATCTGAAATATTGTATCATCAGATTAATTTCAGAATGGCTTTACGTGAAAAACGAAACCGATATTGATGAGAGGGATGTGTTCTTAGCCTTTATATTAGAACGTGACCATGAAAAACACAA is drawn from Leucoraja erinacea ecotype New England chromosome 21, Leri_hhj_1, whole genome shotgun sequence and contains these coding sequences:
- the rgs19 gene encoding regulator of G-protein signaling 19, which codes for MMPQETVRRALPDVGGCVTCALVQKLLENVPCLEVHFCVQSQSFCFVPRTSGRGLSKRRGRQMSQNGNFTTTQAGGGHRSNACCLCWCCCCSNSWREDEDRNRRISHNITMETLENCDLNAKPTAEEIHLWAQSFDKLLKTPAGRNSFREFLRTEYSEENMLFWLACEDFKTEANITAIEDKARTIYEDFISILSPKEVSLDSRVREVINKKMEDPSNQVFDDAQLQIYTLMHRDSYPRFLNSSIYKSLLQMSTSTASES